Within Nitrospira sp. MA-1, the genomic segment TCACCTTTGAATTCCAATGGCAGATACAATCCTTCCAAAAACAGGTGGGGATGGCTCTTTCGTACATGAAGTGCTGTTGTGGTCAAAAACATTTTAATCAGGCCGTTTTCCGCTTCCTGTAATAACGTATGGACAAGGTCGAGAGGAGGGGTGGTTTGTCGCATGTGCTGTAAATCGGACAGCCGTTGTTGCCTGAGGAGGTAATTCACGGGTTGTCGGTTGTCCGGATCGACCAGACTGAAGTCCCAAAGCTCTGTGCCTTGATAGAAATCGGGGACACCCGGAGCAAGAATTTTAATAAGCACCTGACTCAGAGAATTATACATACCATATTTGGCAATGCGTTGTTGAAAGGGAATGAAATCTTGGAGAAAGGTATTTGTGGGCCTGAGAGAAAGAATCCGGGAAAGAAATTCTCCGACGGCCTTCTCCCAGGTTTCATCGGGGTTTAACCAGCTGGTGTTGACTTTCGCTTCCCGCAAGGCTTTTACCAAATACTCCTGTATACGCGTCAAAAAAAGAGGTTGAGCCGGTTCCGAGAGCCCGCCCAATGGCCAGGTGCCGAGCAGTGTCTGGTAAATTAAATATTCTTCATTCAAGCTCGGTGCCAGTTGATCATTGATTGGTTGTTTCGCTTTTTTGTTCAGCCGGCTCCAGAGTTTAAGATGCTGCCGCCATTCTGTAGGAATTTCCGACAACACATTGATTCGTGCCCGGACATCCTCGCTCCGTTTTGTGTCATGCGTGGAGGTGGTGGAGAGGCTTGTTGGCCATTGGGTGGCGCGCTCCTGCATGTATTGGTGAAATTTTGAAAGGGGGACACCAAAATGTTGCGGTTCTCCGCCGACTTCATTCAGTGATGTGAGGCGGTTGTAGCTATAGAAGGCCGTATCTTCAACGCCTTTCGCGGTGACCGGACTGGTCGTTTGCTGGAATTTCATGACAAAAGGGCGAATTGTCTCCCAATCAAGATCGGGAGATTCCTGGGGAATTCTCAAGAGAAGATCGCGGATGAAATCGAACACCAGATTGCTGATGGCGGGATTGCGCCGTTTTGCTCGCGCTACAGCCAAGCGGATATACACACGATCACGATCCAGCGGGCCTTCGAGAGGGTCCGGTCCAATATATGTTCGATACACGGGGAAACAGGCAATGATTTCGCGGATGGCATGGATCAGGCTGTTCAACGTAAAGTCCCGTGAGCGCCGGTTTCGCTCGGAAAGTACGTTGAGTTGATGTCCCAATGCATTGATTTCTCCTGACATGGAACTGGTCATGATGAGATTTTTGCATTCGTAGATCAGGTCGTCATATCGGAGAGACTGTTTGGTAAATCGGCTGTAGATTTGTTCGATCTGTCGTTGATGGGTTTCCTGGATGAATAATTGATTGACTAAGGCCAGGTAGTCATATCCGGTGGTGCCATGGCAGAGCCAATCCTGAGTGAGACGTTCCTCTGTACCCAGGATTTTTTCAACGAGGAGATAGAGGGAGCGACCTTGTGTGTCTGCCTGAACTTCCAAGTGTTCAGCCGCCCATTGTTGCCATTGGGCCAGAAAAGCTCTTGGGTTGTAGAGTCCATCGACATGATCAATCCTCAGTCCATTTACCGCACCGGATGTTAATAATTCAAATATTTTTTGATGGGCCGCCTGAAAGACTTCCGGTTGCTCCATGCGAATGGCCGCCAGTTGGTTGATGTCAAAAAACCGGCGATAATTAATTTCTTCAGCGGCTACACGCCAATAGGCCAGGCGATAGGCTTGGTGACTCACCAGGTGGTCGAGGATATCGAATGTGCGCGGAGAGTTCTTGATGCCATTGAGTAATCGAATGTTCTCCAGCAGAAAATTGCGAATGGTTGAATTTTCTACAATCACCGTGGAGAGGCGGCGGCGGATTACCTCCTTCTCCCGGTATCGTTCGGCAACCCGCTCGGTCTCCGTTTCGGTTCTGGCTGGTAAATGGGAGAGGGCGGTGATAATGCTTTGGAATTCATGCAAGTGCGGATCGGAATTTTC encodes:
- the treY gene encoding malto-oligosyltrehalose synthase codes for the protein MTPLSLHIPLSTYRLQFNSSFTFQDASRILPYLSQLGITDCYASPYLKAAPGSTHGYDVVDPTELNPEIGTETEYQAFIQALHQHGMGQILDVVPNHMGIAGSTNLWWQDVLENGPSSHYATFFDIDWIPVKPELENKVLLPILGDQYGIVLENQEIILHYDDGQFFLTYYENRLPIDPCTWSTILTFRQDTLNQCLENSDPHLHEFQSIITALSHLPARTETETERVAERYREKEVIRRRLSTVIVENSTIRNFLLENIRLLNGIKNSPRTFDILDHLVSHQAYRLAYWRVAAEEINYRRFFDINQLAAIRMEQPEVFQAAHQKIFELLTSGAVNGLRIDHVDGLYNPRAFLAQWQQWAAEHLEVQADTQGRSLYLLVEKILGTEERLTQDWLCHGTTGYDYLALVNQLFIQETHQRQIEQIYSRFTKQSLRYDDLIYECKNLIMTSSMSGEINALGHQLNVLSERNRRSRDFTLNSLIHAIREIIACFPVYRTYIGPDPLEGPLDRDRVYIRLAVARAKRRNPAISNLVFDFIRDLLLRIPQESPDLDWETIRPFVMKFQQTTSPVTAKGVEDTAFYSYNRLTSLNEVGGEPQHFGVPLSKFHQYMQERATQWPTSLSTTSTHDTKRSEDVRARINVLSEIPTEWRQHLKLWSRLNKKAKQPINDQLAPSLNEEYLIYQTLLGTWPLGGLSEPAQPLFLTRIQEYLVKALREAKVNTSWLNPDETWEKAVGEFLSRILSLRPTNTFLQDFIPFQQRIAKYGMYNSLSQVLIKILAPGVPDFYQGTELWDFSLVDPDNRQPVNYLLRQQRLSDLQHMRQTTPPLDLVHTLLQEAENGLIKMFLTTTALHVRKSHPHLFLEGLYLPLEFKGEQAHHVCGFIRQHHSHICMVIFPRFLTNLIPDQTISPLGESIWGQTSMSLPPEFATHSVRNILTQEIVTPQNGPGMVGLPLGTLFQHFPFALLEPAS